Genomic segment of Sander vitreus isolate 19-12246 chromosome 17, sanVit1, whole genome shotgun sequence:
TCCTTCACAATCTATTATACCCTCTTCATACTGAGCACAAAGTCCTGGGTTCAGCTCTGAATTATAGGTTCACTGTCCTCCCTTTTGAAGATTTGTTCAAAAGGacatttatcatcatcatctgctCCACTTCAACATAGCAATGTGTTGACCTGACCACTTATCTATAGAAGTTGGCCTGATATTTGTTGTGGCGTGGTGATGGAAATGATGGAACCATTGTTAGAACAGAAACCATGGGgagcagggttttttttccgCTTGCGTGGGACAGCATTTGAGGGTGGGAAAAGGTGCTCACTGGTCTACATGGATCCTATGATGTCTGGAGAGGGAAGATGAATGGTTAAAGCCTTTTCCACACTGGGAGCACCTGTATGGTTTTTCAACAGACAGGATGTGCTGTTTTGGGAAGGCGTTGTTAGGGAATCCCTTCCCTGTGGGGATGGCGCTGTACTGCTGCGGTTGTGGCTGTGGTGGTTGCGGCTGCTGCTGTTTATTCTCCAAGTGAACTCTTTGATGCCTTGCAAGGGAGGAGGAGTGATTGAATCTTTTGCCACAGTGAGCGCAGGTGTAACTCTTTCCCTCAGAGTGGACTCTTTGGTGGCGGGACAGGGAAGAGGAATGATTGAAGCCCTTATCACAGTGATGGCACATGTAGGGCTTGTCTCCCTGCTGGTGCACCCTCTGCTTTGGGGGAGTGCCGTAGGACAAGGTTTTCCCAGGCTGAGGTGGTGAAAACACTGGATTCTGCAGGTGGGTCTTGTGGtggcgagagagagaagaggagtgaTTGAAGCCCTTGTTGCAATGTCTGCAGGTGTAGGGCTTTCCTCCAGCATGGACTTGCTGGTGCTTCTTCAAATGGCGTTTGCGGACAAAGCTCTTCCTGCACATGTTGCATTTGTACGGCTTCTCACCCGAGTGGATCCTCTGGTGCTCTCTCAGAGTGGCAGCAGCCGCAAAACACTTTCCACATTGCGCGCAACGGTGGGGTTTGTCTCCGAGAACAACGGCAGCGTGGGTCTTCTGGTGCTGCTTCAGGTTGGAAGTTGTGGCGAAGCCTTTGCCACACTGGCCACAGGTATATGGCTTCTCACGTGCATGGACCTCCTGATGCTTTTTCAGATGCCTTCTGCGGACAAAGCTCTTCCTACACTGGGTGCACTTGTAGGGCTTGTCCTCTGAATGCATCTTCATGTGTTCTCTCAGGGTAATCGCAGCTGCAAAGCTCTTACCGCACTCGGAGCATCTGTGAGGCTTGTCTGGCAAATGAATCATCTGATGAGACTTGAGGCTGAAGGCATCAATAACATCTTTGCCCATTATCTCAACTCCAGGGGGTACATAGGGCTTTTCTTTCATGTGAATCTTCATGTGCTGTTTGAGGCTGGCTTCCACAGCAAAGCTCTCACCACAGTGGACACAGATGTAAGGGTTGAGGTCTTTATGGATCTCAAAGTGTTGGTGAAGATCGGCTATGCTGCCAAAAATCTCCCCGCATTCGTTGCACTGCAGGCCATGGGCTTCATGTATGATTACACCATTTTCAGACTCCACTGTCAACTCCCCACCATGGTCAGACTCCACTTTCACTACATGCTCGCTTTCCGTCTTAAGCAGCACCTCTCCCAGCAGAGTCTCGTTTCCTGATGTCTT
This window contains:
- the LOC144532006 gene encoding uncharacterized protein LOC144532006; translated protein: MAESETECDTPGLDTLGSECVIAHSHVDLHYGAETEIMTEEKRGLELEIHGSDLKIQGLGTELGAVACVDAIVAETDHDYIKVEHGEMHCFTAAEIKTSGNETLLGEVLLKTESEHVVKVESDHGGELTVESENGVIIHEAHGLQCNECGEIFGSIADLHQHFEIHKDLNPYICVHCGESFAVEASLKQHMKIHMKEKPYVPPGVEIMGKDVIDAFSLKSHQMIHLPDKPHRCSECGKSFAAAITLREHMKMHSEDKPYKCTQCRKSFVRRRHLKKHQEVHAREKPYTCGQCGKGFATTSNLKQHQKTHAAVVLGDKPHRCAQCGKCFAAAATLREHQRIHSGEKPYKCNMCRKSFVRKRHLKKHQQVHAGGKPYTCRHCNKGFNHSSSLSRHHKTHLQNPVFSPPQPGKTLSYGTPPKQRVHQQGDKPYMCHHCDKGFNHSSSLSRHQRVHSEGKSYTCAHCGKRFNHSSSLARHQRVHLENKQQQPQPPQPQPQQYSAIPTGKGFPNNAFPKQHILSVEKPYRCSQCGKGFNHSSSLSRHHRIHVDQ